In Parasegetibacter sp. NRK P23, a single genomic region encodes these proteins:
- a CDS encoding Crp/Fnr family transcriptional regulator, whose product MSAQPATVPSLLDFLDYIHPLSEGAKAFVAQRAVKKKVKRGKFLVKSGEYCRHIYYIHSGVIRSFLKEGGKEITTWVDLEGEISTSIRGLCYRAPSLENLQTLEDCELTLFEYEDLDYLYENFNEANILGRKFLEASYVAAEERAYLCRIPNAKKKYLHLLETRPEIINRIPLKYTASFLGMTLETLSRIRNAMKPAKK is encoded by the coding sequence ATGTCTGCTCAACCTGCTACAGTACCTTCTTTGCTGGATTTTCTCGATTATATACACCCACTTTCAGAGGGGGCTAAAGCTTTCGTGGCACAACGTGCCGTGAAGAAGAAAGTCAAAAGGGGAAAGTTCCTGGTGAAGTCGGGCGAATATTGCAGGCATATCTATTACATTCATAGCGGAGTGATCCGTTCCTTCCTGAAAGAAGGAGGGAAGGAAATCACCACCTGGGTTGACCTGGAAGGGGAGATTTCCACCTCCATACGCGGACTGTGTTACCGGGCCCCGTCGCTGGAGAACCTGCAGACGCTGGAAGATTGTGAACTTACGCTTTTCGAATATGAGGACCTGGATTACCTGTACGAAAATTTCAATGAAGCGAATATATTAGGCCGGAAGTTCCTGGAAGCCAGTTATGTGGCTGCCGAAGAACGGGCGTACCTCTGCCGAATTCCCAATGCGAAGAAAAAGTACCTGCACCTGCTGGAAACCCGGCCGGAGATCATCAACCGCATCCCGTTAAAATACACGGCTTCCTTCCTTGGTATGACCCTGGAAACGCTGAGCCGTATCCGCAATGCCATGAAGCCCGCTAAGAAATAG
- a CDS encoding T9SS type A sorting domain-containing protein yields MNDFEFQFFPNPVRNTIKVVVASSGKRLNLEITDLFGNTVMRTILSSNVSNIDVTRLQTGCYELSLSDGGEKSAQPFVIER; encoded by the coding sequence ATGAACGATTTCGAGTTCCAGTTTTTCCCCAATCCCGTGCGCAATACCATAAAGGTAGTGGTAGCGTCGTCGGGTAAACGACTGAACCTGGAGATCACGGATTTATTCGGCAACACGGTCATGCGCACTATACTTTCTTCTAATGTTTCCAATATTGATGTAACGCGCCTTCAAACCGGCTGCTATGAACTCAGTCTTTCCGATGGTGGCGAAAAAAGCGCTCAACCCTTTGTGATAGAACGCTGA
- a CDS encoding DUF5777 family beta-barrel protein: MQKKVFIAGVLSLFIGTTVNSQDLSELMEAESDSLTKTSTRYASATFKTSRIINGHSVENTASGIFDFKISHRFGMVNEGLYTLFGLDGASFRMGGDFGITNNLTIGVGRSTYEKQYDGLVKLRLLRQSEGAKNMPVTATYVGTMAIQTLKDLRTTNKLRFSDRLYYSHQLLVARKFSENTSLQIMPTVVLYNRVPLVSDPTAFYSLGIGGRQKLSKRISVNGEYYYQFNKLAGTYNSLALGFDIETGGHVFQLHFTNSTGMTERSFITGTTGSWGKGDIHFGFNIARVFRLGGKKDQRSITKG, from the coding sequence ATGCAGAAAAAGGTTTTTATCGCAGGTGTTCTTTCCCTGTTTATTGGCACAACAGTGAATAGCCAGGACCTGTCTGAATTAATGGAAGCGGAAAGTGATAGTCTTACCAAAACCTCCACCAGGTATGCATCCGCGACGTTCAAGACTTCCAGGATTATCAACGGACATTCCGTGGAGAATACGGCTTCGGGCATATTTGATTTCAAAATAAGTCACCGTTTCGGCATGGTAAACGAAGGGCTGTACACACTTTTCGGACTGGACGGGGCCTCTTTCAGAATGGGTGGCGATTTCGGGATCACGAATAACCTCACCATCGGGGTAGGAAGAAGCACCTATGAAAAACAATATGACGGCCTTGTGAAGCTGCGGCTTCTACGCCAGTCGGAAGGAGCGAAAAATATGCCGGTAACGGCCACTTATGTTGGCACGATGGCCATTCAAACGCTGAAGGACCTTCGCACCACCAACAAACTCCGTTTTAGCGACCGGCTCTATTATTCCCATCAATTGCTGGTGGCGAGGAAATTCAGTGAAAATACTTCCCTTCAAATCATGCCCACGGTAGTATTGTATAACCGCGTACCGCTGGTATCCGATCCCACTGCATTTTATTCCCTGGGCATTGGCGGGCGGCAGAAACTATCGAAAAGAATCAGTGTGAATGGCGAATATTATTACCAGTTCAACAAACTGGCAGGTACTTACAACTCGCTTGCGCTGGGCTTTGATATTGAGACCGGCGGGCACGTGTTCCAACTGCATTTCACCAATTCAACGGGTATGACGGAACGCAGTTTTATTACAGGTACCACAGGCTCCTGGGGAAAGGGAGACATCCATTTTGGTTTTAACATCGCCCGCGTATTCAGGCTCGGCGGTAAAAAAGATCAGCGTTCTATCACAAAGGGTTGA
- a CDS encoding YceI family protein, protein MKKTCLLWVFFLCSLTCFAQLPNVVSTRTGQVKFFSSTPAEDIEAVNNEVNSKLSTSNGQIVFSLLIKGFRFRNALMQEHFNENYLESDQFPKADFKGNIFNFNQLDLSKNGTHKVAVSGTITIHGVSQPLTAEGSIEVKEGLITASSTFDLTLKDFNIKGMAIGNQVAKKVKVSLLCRYQ, encoded by the coding sequence ATGAAAAAGACGTGCCTGTTATGGGTGTTTTTCCTCTGCTCGCTTACGTGTTTCGCGCAACTCCCGAATGTTGTAAGCACACGCACCGGGCAGGTGAAATTCTTCTCCTCCACTCCTGCTGAAGACATTGAGGCGGTGAACAACGAAGTGAACAGTAAATTATCAACAAGCAATGGACAAATCGTATTCTCCTTACTCATAAAAGGATTTCGTTTTAGAAACGCACTGATGCAGGAACATTTTAACGAGAACTATCTGGAGAGCGATCAATTCCCGAAAGCTGATTTTAAAGGCAATATTTTCAATTTCAACCAGCTTGACCTTTCCAAAAACGGCACGCACAAAGTTGCTGTGTCCGGCACCATCACCATTCATGGCGTTAGTCAGCCGCTCACCGCGGAAGGCAGTATTGAAGTAAAGGAAGGTCTGATAACCGCCAGCAGTACGTTCGATCTTACACTGAAAGACTTTAACATCAAAGGCATGGCCATCGGTAACCAGGTGGCGAAAAAAGTAAAGGTTTCCCTGCTTTGCAGGTACCAGTAA
- a CDS encoding OB-fold putative lipoprotein, with product MRKRSKIILSMLLLVGLLAASAYYYVFIFSRNNHRQVQNEQAITIGAEMLASQFSADEAPANARYLDKALTVEGILLEAGVNNEGKTTLLLQGDTSSITHVFCTLISETPAPPRLSEVTVKGICTGLLSDVIVVDALLIKTTTDTTSK from the coding sequence ATGCGCAAACGAAGTAAAATAATCCTCAGTATGCTGCTCCTGGTTGGGCTCCTGGCAGCCAGTGCTTACTATTATGTATTCATCTTCAGCCGGAACAACCACCGACAGGTGCAAAACGAGCAGGCGATTACCATTGGCGCCGAAATGCTGGCCAGCCAGTTCAGCGCCGATGAAGCCCCGGCCAATGCCCGTTACCTCGATAAGGCACTCACCGTGGAAGGCATCTTGCTGGAAGCAGGTGTAAACAATGAAGGCAAAACCACCCTTCTCCTGCAAGGTGATACGTCCTCCATAACCCATGTCTTCTGCACACTTATTTCAGAAACACCTGCGCCACCGCGTCTTTCCGAAGTTACTGTGAAAGGTATCTGCACAGGATTACTTTCCGATGTGATCGTGGTAGATGCCCTTCTCATCAAAACTACAACAGATACCACCTCAAAATAG
- a CDS encoding c-type cytochrome, producing the protein MKHPILKAATGLLGLLLLVVSCSKSSDESPTDSCTGVTINVSATVTNTTGAGLSNGSLAVSATGGAGFTFSLNGGAFGNATTFSNLAAGSYTVTAKSSAGCTGTGNFTITTGDACAGKTIVVSGVTTASDKCSNTGTVTITATGSSGFTYSLNNGTYQSGAQFSNVAAGSHTILAKDADGCVKSATVTVTTATAGTNFTAVKNLIQTNCISCHNNSNQNGGVSFADDCGIVSRKDRIKARAVDGNPSFMPQGGQLSQADKDKITAWINAGGKYTD; encoded by the coding sequence ATGAAACATCCAATTTTAAAAGCGGCCACGGGGCTGCTGGGCCTCTTATTGCTTGTAGTTTCCTGTTCCAAAAGCAGCGATGAGTCGCCAACGGATTCCTGTACAGGCGTTACCATCAATGTTTCGGCTACTGTAACCAATACAACGGGGGCAGGGCTTTCAAACGGCAGCCTGGCGGTGTCAGCCACCGGAGGAGCGGGCTTTACCTTCAGCCTCAACGGGGGTGCCTTCGGCAACGCCACCACCTTCTCCAACCTTGCGGCAGGCAGTTACACGGTTACCGCTAAAAGCAGCGCCGGTTGCACTGGCACAGGCAACTTCACCATTACCACAGGCGATGCCTGTGCAGGAAAGACCATAGTGGTATCCGGGGTTACAACAGCTTCGGACAAGTGCAGCAATACCGGCACCGTTACCATCACCGCAACGGGAAGCAGTGGGTTCACGTATAGTCTAAACAACGGCACTTACCAATCCGGCGCACAATTCAGCAATGTAGCCGCCGGATCGCATACCATCCTCGCGAAAGATGCCGATGGCTGCGTGAAAAGCGCTACCGTTACGGTCACCACCGCCACCGCCGGAACCAACTTTACCGCGGTGAAGAACCTGATCCAGACCAACTGTATCAGTTGCCACAACAACTCAAACCAAAACGGCGGTGTATCCTTTGCCGACGATTGCGGGATCGTAAGCCGGAAGGACAGGATCAAAGCCCGGGCCGTGGATGGTAACCCGTCGTTTATGCCACAGGGTGGACAACTTTCTCAGGCAGACAAAGATAAAATCACCGCCTGGATCAACGCCGGAGGAAAATACACCGATTAA
- a CDS encoding outer membrane beta-barrel protein, with the protein MPDQYDDMAYLGKMAADGYEPGMEAPAWEKVLGRLEEEMPVRKRKLWVFWWVLPVLLLPVVLKEGKVFRGQDGVANKESRGFTQEKVEGFVKEKEEFIARNERLLPASSLAVSQTQREKKNYNSVQELDPPVSTQQQQDRIPAADKKNAESGFQPSVTPVQHTIQYQNTPQNNNFSANTEEAQTLRRSVAKYEAIANNPNTTLAATNQQFTQVSIPPRFTQKVFEQKKYEIAGNPSDSNTVSLIRKQTAMPNRWEVTLVTGADLSSDGLTRKDNAGWNLGIMAGYNISTHWTIRTGLIRTKKNYTVNGDQYDFKYASAYPNHKLTTVSGDCAMWEIPLNVRWMARPESKISPFLSGGLSTYLMTKERYTYSFTNAYDTLLRNRNYNETKTYPLGVVHLSAGLHTRINNKLSVSIEPFAKIPLQGLGSGNLRLMSLGGYGMVHWRF; encoded by the coding sequence ATGCCTGATCAGTACGACGATATGGCTTACCTGGGCAAAATGGCCGCCGACGGTTATGAACCGGGCATGGAAGCGCCCGCATGGGAGAAAGTGCTGGGTCGGCTGGAGGAAGAAATGCCGGTGCGGAAACGAAAACTTTGGGTTTTCTGGTGGGTGTTGCCGGTATTGTTGCTGCCGGTGGTATTGAAGGAGGGGAAGGTTTTTCGGGGGCAAGATGGGGTTGCGAATAAGGAAAGCAGGGGTTTCACGCAAGAGAAGGTAGAAGGTTTCGTGAAAGAGAAGGAGGAATTTATTGCACGCAACGAAAGGCTGCTTCCTGCTTCGTCCCTCGCAGTTTCGCAGACGCAACGGGAGAAAAAGAATTACAATAGCGTGCAAGAGCTTGATCCCCCTGTTTCAACTCAGCAACAACAGGACCGCATACCTGCAGCAGATAAGAAAAATGCTGAATCAGGTTTCCAACCTTCAGTAACACCAGTGCAGCACACTATTCAATATCAAAACACGCCACAAAACAACAACTTCTCCGCCAACACTGAAGAAGCCCAAACGTTGCGCCGTAGCGTTGCGAAGTATGAAGCAATTGCGAACAACCCAAATACAACACTGGCTGCAACAAATCAGCAATTCACGCAAGTAAGCATCCCGCCACGCTTCACACAAAAAGTTTTCGAACAAAAAAAATATGAGATAGCAGGCAACCCTTCAGACAGCAACACCGTATCTCTTATCAGGAAGCAAACGGCAATGCCTAACCGATGGGAAGTAACGCTCGTAACGGGAGCTGATCTCAGTTCAGATGGCCTTACGCGCAAAGACAATGCAGGCTGGAACCTAGGCATCATGGCGGGATACAACATCAGCACGCATTGGACCATACGCACCGGGCTGATCCGTACAAAAAAGAACTATACCGTGAATGGCGACCAGTACGATTTTAAATACGCTTCCGCTTATCCCAACCACAAACTTACCACGGTAAGCGGTGATTGCGCAATGTGGGAAATCCCGCTGAACGTGCGGTGGATGGCCCGTCCTGAAAGTAAAATAAGTCCCTTCCTTTCAGGAGGGCTCTCTACCTACCTGATGACGAAGGAAAGGTATACATACAGTTTTACCAATGCTTATGATACCTTACTCCGGAACAGGAATTACAACGAAACTAAAACTTATCCGCTGGGAGTGGTGCACCTTTCAGCGGGTCTGCATACCCGGATCAACAATAAATTAAGCGTCAGCATTGAGCCCTTTGCCAAAATACCATTGCAGGGCCTAGGCTCCGGCAACCTCCGGCTCATGAGTTTGGGCGGATACGGTATGGTGCACTGGCGGTTCTGA
- a CDS encoding RNA polymerase sigma factor, translating into MAIAEETIVSILEGCLRNHRQSQQSLYEWLKHDAMRTCYRYARNNYEAEEMVTEGFVKLFKNISQFRIDKNGNIAGHFHAWFRKVMVHNCIDWLRKTHHDLLQQAHDPETVEMASKEASAEDMLSHQEIIACIRSLSPVYRSVFNLYVIEGYNHEEIGQMLGIAPGTSKSNLFKAKENLRKMILQQRKKIQYA; encoded by the coding sequence TTGGCAATAGCGGAAGAAACGATCGTATCCATACTCGAAGGCTGCTTACGCAACCACCGGCAGAGTCAGCAAAGCCTGTACGAATGGCTGAAGCATGATGCCATGCGCACCTGTTACCGGTATGCGCGGAACAACTATGAGGCGGAAGAAATGGTGACGGAAGGGTTCGTGAAACTGTTCAAGAATATTTCCCAGTTCCGTATCGACAAAAACGGCAATATCGCCGGTCATTTCCACGCCTGGTTCAGGAAGGTCATGGTACACAATTGTATAGACTGGCTAAGGAAAACGCACCACGACCTGTTGCAACAGGCCCACGACCCGGAAACAGTAGAGATGGCCAGCAAGGAAGCTTCCGCGGAAGATATGCTCAGTCACCAGGAGATCATAGCCTGCATCAGAAGTCTCTCACCGGTTTACCGCAGCGTATTTAATTTATATGTAATTGAGGGATACAACCATGAAGAAATCGGGCAAATGCTGGGCATCGCGCCGGGCACATCCAAATCGAACCTGTTCAAGGCAAAAGAAAACCTTCGGAAAATGATTCTTCAACAAAGGAAAAAGATTCAATATGCCTGA
- a CDS encoding GH92 family glycosyl hydrolase yields the protein MKPVTRKSLLFLAAVLPVFSRQVLAQNPVQYVNPIIGTMKMGHTFPGATVPFGMVQLSPDTDTIPYAVNGRYHPDVYKYCAGYQYNDPTIVGFSHTHFSGTGHSDLGDFLVMPTQGKLQLNPGVATNPASGYRSAYSHANEKAEPAYYSVKLDDHNIQAELTATNRVGFHKYTFNNGGDAHIILDLMAGIYNYDEKNVWTFVRVENDTLITGYRQTNGWARTRYMYFAISFSKPIKSYGYSSDHRNVYGGFWRKFDLNHNFPEIAGKNIRTYFDFDVKAGEAIQMKLAISPVSTQGALANMKAEVPHWNFNQVKAEGQALWNKELSKISINTIRESDKVNFYTSLYHTFLGPTTYMDVDGSYRGLDMNIHQAKGFTNYTTFSLWDTYRALHPFFNLIQPSKNADMVKSMLAHYDQSVHKALPVWSHHANENWCMIGYHSVSVIADAILKGATGIDAEKALEACVNSARWKNYDGLGWYMQLGYVPEDKNGSSVSKTLEYAYDDWCIAQLAKKLGKTDIYNEFIQRAGSWKNVYDKQTGFMRPRLSDGSFRDKFDPLDTHGQGFIEGNAWNYSLYVPHAPDTMIAWMGGKKNFARHLDSLFTMELPDKYFENTEDISRDGIIGNYVHGNEPSHHVVYLYNHTGQPKKTQKTVRMILDSMYRPLPEGLGGNDDCGQMSAWYLFSALGFYPVAPGADEYQLGSPLVKDATITLENGNTFTVETVNQGVKNVYVSKVEWNGVPLKTTAIRHSDILKGGKLKFYMSAK from the coding sequence ATGAAACCTGTTACGAGAAAATCCCTGCTTTTCCTGGCCGCGGTACTGCCCGTTTTTTCCCGCCAGGTATTGGCGCAAAACCCCGTTCAGTATGTGAATCCCATCATCGGAACGATGAAGATGGGACATACTTTTCCCGGCGCCACCGTTCCCTTCGGCATGGTGCAGTTGAGCCCAGATACCGATACGATTCCGTATGCCGTAAACGGGCGGTACCATCCCGATGTATATAAATATTGCGCGGGCTATCAATACAATGATCCCACGATTGTCGGGTTCAGCCATACCCATTTTTCAGGAACCGGGCATTCCGACCTGGGAGATTTCCTGGTAATGCCCACGCAGGGAAAACTTCAGTTGAACCCGGGCGTGGCCACCAATCCCGCAAGCGGGTACCGGTCCGCCTATTCCCATGCGAATGAAAAGGCGGAACCTGCTTATTACAGCGTAAAACTTGACGATCACAACATTCAGGCGGAACTCACGGCCACCAACCGGGTCGGTTTCCACAAGTATACTTTCAATAACGGGGGAGATGCGCACATTATCCTCGACCTGATGGCGGGCATCTACAATTATGACGAAAAGAACGTGTGGACCTTTGTCCGGGTTGAAAATGATACCCTCATCACAGGGTACCGCCAAACCAATGGGTGGGCACGTACCAGGTACATGTATTTCGCGATCAGTTTCTCCAAACCGATCAAATCTTACGGGTATTCCAGCGATCACCGCAATGTTTATGGCGGCTTCTGGCGCAAATTCGACCTGAACCATAATTTCCCCGAGATCGCGGGGAAGAACATCCGTACGTACTTCGATTTCGATGTGAAAGCCGGAGAGGCCATTCAAATGAAACTGGCCATTTCACCAGTAAGTACACAAGGTGCACTGGCGAATATGAAAGCCGAGGTGCCGCATTGGAATTTCAACCAGGTAAAGGCTGAAGGACAGGCTTTGTGGAATAAGGAGCTTTCAAAGATCAGCATTAATACCATCCGCGAAAGCGATAAGGTGAATTTCTATACTTCTTTGTACCATACTTTCCTGGGGCCAACCACCTATATGGATGTGGATGGATCTTACCGTGGCCTTGATATGAATATTCACCAGGCGAAGGGTTTCACCAATTACACCACTTTCTCGCTTTGGGATACTTACAGGGCTTTGCATCCGTTCTTCAACCTCATCCAGCCTTCTAAGAATGCGGACATGGTAAAGTCGATGCTCGCGCATTACGACCAGAGTGTACACAAAGCACTGCCTGTATGGTCGCACCATGCCAATGAAAACTGGTGCATGATCGGTTACCATAGTGTTTCAGTGATCGCAGATGCTATTCTGAAGGGTGCAACCGGCATCGACGCGGAAAAAGCGCTGGAAGCCTGTGTCAATTCCGCCCGCTGGAAAAATTATGATGGCCTGGGCTGGTACATGCAACTGGGTTATGTACCGGAAGATAAGAATGGCTCCTCCGTTTCCAAAACGCTGGAATACGCTTACGACGACTGGTGCATTGCACAACTGGCCAAAAAACTCGGCAAGACCGATATTTATAATGAATTCATACAACGCGCCGGTTCCTGGAAAAATGTGTACGATAAACAAACCGGCTTCATGCGCCCGCGCCTCAGCGATGGCTCCTTCCGCGATAAATTCGATCCGCTGGATACGCACGGGCAGGGCTTTATTGAAGGTAACGCCTGGAACTACAGCCTGTACGTGCCCCATGCGCCCGATACCATGATTGCCTGGATGGGTGGGAAGAAAAATTTCGCCCGTCACCTGGATTCACTGTTTACCATGGAGCTGCCCGACAAATATTTTGAAAATACCGAAGACATTTCCCGAGACGGCATTATCGGGAACTATGTACATGGCAACGAGCCCTCGCACCATGTGGTGTACCTCTACAACCATACCGGGCAACCGAAGAAGACACAAAAGACCGTTCGCATGATCCTCGATTCCATGTACCGTCCGCTGCCCGAAGGGCTGGGAGGGAACGATGATTGTGGTCAGATGAGCGCCTGGTACCTGTTCTCCGCGCTTGGTTTTTACCCCGTGGCGCCAGGCGCCGATGAATACCAGCTGGGCAGCCCGTTGGTGAAGGATGCGACCATCACCCTGGAGAATGGCAATACCTTCACGGTGGAAACGGTGAACCAGGGGGTAAAGAATGTATATGTTTCTAAAGTGGAATGGAACGGCGTACCGTTGAAAACGACCGCCATCCGGCACAGCGATATACTGAAGGGAGGAAAACTGAAGTTTTACATGAGCGCAAAGTAA
- a CDS encoding phospho-sugar mutase — protein MALDTSIQEKVNEWLTQPGIDEDTKQQLRLLQESNEGELTDAFYRSLEFGTGGLRGIMGVGTNRINKYTVGMATQGFANYLKQEVKGEIKVAIAHDSRNNSRFFAETTAAVFAANGIKVFLFEALRPTPELSFAIRHLGCNGGVVCTASHNPREYNGYKAYWKDGGQLVPPHDKNVIREVEKIAGLDEVKWTGNEELITIIGPEIDAEYIKMVKGLSVYPDVIEKQSDLKIVYTPIHGTGIKLVPQVLEAFGFKNVHIVDEQATPDGNFPTVVYPNPEESEAMSIGLKKAQELDADILLGTDPDADRVGIAIKDSAGEWMLVNGNQTAVLAFNYMIEARKKKGLAKPNDMVIKTIVTTDMIDKIAAASQISCYNVLTGFKWIAELIREKEGKENYVVGGEESYGLMIGDQIRDKDAISAVALLCEMAAYEKNNNRSLFDKLVELYVQHGFFLESLISITKKGMNGQKEIAEMMERFRSNPPATLNGAKVAQLLDYELQKGKNLLTGEEWQIELPKSNVLQFILEDGSKISARPSGTEPKIKFYFSVQAPLENKAAYENVKVELKGRIESIIQDLNP, from the coding sequence ATGGCACTTGATACCAGCATCCAGGAGAAAGTAAATGAATGGCTCACGCAGCCTGGCATAGATGAAGATACCAAACAGCAGCTCCGCCTGCTCCAGGAAAGCAATGAAGGGGAACTGACCGATGCTTTTTACCGCAGCCTTGAATTTGGTACCGGTGGTTTAAGGGGCATTATGGGCGTAGGAACCAACCGCATCAATAAATATACTGTGGGCATGGCCACGCAGGGCTTCGCCAATTACCTGAAGCAGGAAGTGAAAGGCGAAATAAAAGTAGCGATCGCCCATGATAGCCGCAACAACAGCCGCTTCTTCGCGGAGACCACCGCCGCTGTTTTTGCCGCGAATGGCATAAAGGTTTTCCTGTTTGAAGCGCTGCGTCCCACGCCTGAGCTTTCGTTCGCCATCAGGCACCTCGGTTGCAATGGCGGGGTGGTGTGTACCGCCTCCCATAATCCCCGCGAATACAATGGATACAAGGCATATTGGAAAGATGGGGGGCAACTGGTGCCACCGCATGATAAGAATGTGATCCGGGAAGTCGAAAAGATCGCCGGCCTGGATGAAGTGAAATGGACAGGCAATGAAGAACTGATCACGATCATCGGTCCGGAAATTGATGCGGAATACATTAAGATGGTGAAAGGACTGAGTGTTTATCCCGATGTGATTGAAAAACAAAGCGACCTTAAAATCGTATATACGCCCATTCATGGCACGGGCATCAAACTGGTGCCACAGGTCTTGGAAGCATTCGGGTTTAAGAATGTGCATATCGTGGATGAACAGGCTACACCCGATGGAAATTTCCCTACGGTAGTATATCCCAACCCGGAAGAAAGCGAGGCCATGAGCATCGGCCTGAAGAAGGCCCAGGAACTGGATGCCGATATTTTACTGGGTACTGATCCGGATGCGGACCGCGTGGGCATCGCGATTAAAGACAGTGCAGGGGAATGGATGCTGGTGAACGGTAACCAAACGGCCGTACTCGCATTCAATTACATGATCGAGGCCAGGAAAAAGAAAGGGCTTGCGAAGCCGAACGATATGGTGATCAAAACCATCGTTACAACGGATATGATCGATAAAATCGCGGCCGCCAGCCAGATATCCTGCTATAATGTACTCACGGGCTTTAAATGGATTGCCGAACTGATCCGTGAAAAGGAAGGAAAAGAAAATTATGTGGTGGGTGGCGAAGAGAGTTACGGTCTCATGATCGGCGACCAGATCCGCGATAAAGATGCCATCAGTGCGGTGGCCCTGCTCTGTGAAATGGCCGCTTACGAAAAAAACAACAACCGCTCCCTGTTTGATAAACTGGTGGAATTGTACGTGCAGCACGGCTTCTTCCTGGAATCCCTGATCTCCATCACCAAAAAAGGCATGAACGGCCAAAAGGAGATCGCGGAAATGATGGAACGTTTCAGAAGCAATCCCCCGGCAACACTCAATGGCGCGAAAGTGGCGCAGTTGCTGGACTACGAATTGCAGAAGGGCAAAAACCTGCTTACAGGGGAAGAATGGCAGATTGAACTGCCTAAATCAAATGTATTGCAGTTTATACTGGAAGACGGCAGCAAGATTTCAGCACGCCCCTCGGGTACCGAGCCGAAGATCAAGTTCTATTTCAGTGTTCAGGCGCCACTTGAAAACAAAGCCGCCTATGAAAATGTGAAGGTTGAGTTGAAAGGAAGGATCGAAAGCATTATTCAGGACCTGAATCCATAA